The following proteins come from a genomic window of Thalassoglobus sp. JC818:
- a CDS encoding ABC transporter ATP-binding protein — protein sequence MTSGWIDDDDLKEKKLDLRLWKSLLNYTLHYRKTSLIFLLVAFSAAGADLGFPIVTGSLISEIDRDISQVNIAWYAGMYLTLAIVLSASICGFILCAGRIRTNVSHDIRRDAFEQLQRLSFSFFDKRPTGWLMARLTSDCQRLSVILAWGVMDLIWGTTLMIGISVVMLWFNWRVAIAVLAVVPVLFAVSMLFKKWILRTSRLVRRTNSRITGVYNEAIMGVRTTKTFVREEDNLKEFDRLTSEMYEHSVRNAVLSAVYLPIVLSLGSVAIASALVMGGNQVLTSTLAIGEMVMFMYYAQMFFTPAQEISAWFAELQMAQASAERVLGLIDSVPEIQDSEEVKQRLQTLGNDGYPNHLGVIEFRDVDFRYGDGPQIIQGFNLTVQPGETIALVGATGGGKSTVVNLLCRFYEPTSGEILIDGIDYRQRSLSWLQSNLGIVLQQPHLFSGTIADNIRYGRPESTQEEVVEAATLVGAHSFITEMNAGYDSQVGEGGTQLSLGQRQLISYARAVLKRPRLLVMDEATSSIDTETEKVIQESLSRILRDRTSFVIAHRLSTIRSADRILVISQGKILEQGSHAELLKLRGDYYKLYTDQSIRDVGRIESMTLSDDDSAEDFNTTSSRSEKNHSSLSPTLRQQK from the coding sequence ATGACTTCAGGATGGATTGATGATGATGACTTAAAAGAGAAGAAGCTCGATCTTCGTCTCTGGAAGTCACTTTTGAACTACACACTTCATTACCGGAAAACCAGTCTGATCTTTCTGTTGGTCGCCTTTTCAGCAGCTGGAGCAGACCTCGGGTTTCCGATCGTCACAGGTTCGTTAATTTCGGAAATCGATCGAGACATCTCACAGGTCAACATCGCCTGGTACGCTGGGATGTATCTCACGTTGGCGATCGTGCTGAGTGCCTCGATCTGCGGCTTCATTCTGTGTGCGGGTCGGATTCGAACGAATGTCAGCCACGACATCCGACGTGATGCCTTCGAACAGCTGCAACGATTGTCTTTCAGCTTTTTTGACAAACGCCCTACCGGCTGGCTGATGGCCCGACTGACATCCGACTGTCAGCGGCTGTCCGTCATTTTGGCGTGGGGAGTCATGGATCTGATCTGGGGAACCACCCTTATGATCGGAATCAGTGTCGTCATGCTCTGGTTCAACTGGCGGGTGGCGATCGCCGTTCTCGCTGTTGTTCCGGTTTTGTTTGCAGTGAGCATGCTCTTCAAGAAGTGGATTCTTCGAACTTCTCGACTGGTTCGCCGAACGAATTCTCGCATCACCGGTGTGTACAACGAAGCCATTATGGGTGTTCGAACGACAAAGACGTTCGTCCGCGAGGAAGACAACCTCAAGGAATTCGATCGTCTGACTTCAGAGATGTACGAGCACTCGGTTCGCAACGCAGTGCTATCGGCAGTTTATCTTCCGATCGTTCTGTCGCTAGGCAGTGTGGCAATCGCGTCGGCTCTTGTCATGGGCGGAAATCAGGTCCTCACGTCGACCTTGGCTATCGGTGAGATGGTCATGTTTATGTACTACGCGCAGATGTTTTTTACACCTGCGCAGGAAATCTCGGCGTGGTTTGCAGAACTGCAAATGGCTCAAGCATCCGCCGAGCGGGTTTTGGGTCTGATTGATTCGGTCCCTGAAATTCAGGACTCGGAAGAGGTCAAACAGCGTCTGCAAACACTCGGCAATGACGGGTACCCGAACCATCTGGGAGTGATTGAATTCCGTGATGTCGACTTCCGCTACGGCGACGGTCCGCAAATCATTCAAGGATTCAACCTCACTGTTCAACCGGGAGAAACGATTGCGCTCGTGGGAGCAACAGGCGGTGGTAAGTCTACCGTCGTCAATCTTCTGTGCCGCTTCTACGAACCAACTTCCGGTGAGATCCTGATCGACGGAATCGACTATCGGCAACGCAGCCTCAGTTGGCTTCAGTCGAATCTCGGAATTGTGCTGCAACAGCCACACTTGTTCAGCGGCACAATTGCCGACAACATCCGCTACGGTCGACCGGAATCGACTCAGGAAGAAGTTGTCGAGGCTGCGACCCTCGTGGGAGCACATTCATTTATCACCGAAATGAATGCCGGCTACGATTCGCAAGTCGGTGAAGGAGGTACACAACTTAGCCTCGGGCAGCGACAACTTATTTCGTACGCCAGAGCTGTTCTCAAACGTCCGCGGCTTTTGGTCATGGACGAAGCGACATCATCGATTGATACCGAAACGGAGAAGGTGATTCAGGAGTCGCTGTCCAGAATCCTGCGAGACCGGACGAGTTTTGTGATCGCGCACCGCTTGTCCACAATTCGGTCCGCTGACCGAATTCTCGTCATCTCGCAAGGGAAGATTCTGGAACAGGGATCGCACGCTGAGCTATTAAAGCTTCGTGGAGACTACTACAAACTCTACACGGACCAGTCGATTCGCGACGTCGGTCGTATTGAATCGATGACTCTCAGCGACGACGACTCCGCCGAAGATTTCAACACCACTTCGTCTCGATCAGAGAAGAACCATTCATCTCTGTCGCCCACACTACGGCAACAGAAGTGA
- a CDS encoding nuclear transport factor 2 family protein has translation MIRYGFPIWFRAFSIGLSLLILGSSPLALAQDDDSSPATDAEESAFEVPEEEKPFWDSAQAFVDAYSARDAEAIGNLFTEDAEFFDELGVSTTGRDNIVARYQYAFESSPEAVIESIHIEGVRHLSDNMAIEKGTVVASASADSPRFLAHYHAIHKLGEDGTWRIHVLRDSPREELGRGEQLDQLSWMLGDWINEDPETTVHTSCDWSEDGNFLLRQFTVMTRDGLQMNGVQRTGWDPIHKKLRTWTFDSEGGFFTGFWTKSEEGWILTSAGVTASGETVTSTATYQIIDSEMVIWQYTNLIIGDAVHGAGEPVTMVRSAPSPSLEEEATGEE, from the coding sequence ATGATCCGATATGGGTTTCCGATCTGGTTCCGTGCATTCAGTATTGGACTTTCACTCCTGATTCTCGGGAGCAGCCCTCTAGCTCTTGCTCAAGACGACGATTCTTCTCCCGCGACCGACGCCGAAGAATCCGCTTTCGAAGTCCCCGAAGAAGAAAAGCCCTTCTGGGATAGCGCACAAGCATTCGTCGATGCATACTCCGCGAGAGATGCTGAAGCCATTGGGAATCTGTTCACTGAGGATGCAGAATTCTTCGACGAACTCGGCGTCAGCACAACTGGCCGAGACAACATTGTCGCACGTTATCAATACGCCTTTGAGTCATCCCCGGAAGCGGTCATCGAATCGATTCACATCGAGGGAGTTCGGCATCTGAGCGACAACATGGCCATTGAAAAGGGAACAGTGGTCGCATCAGCTTCGGCCGACAGTCCCCGCTTTCTGGCACACTACCACGCCATCCACAAACTTGGTGAAGATGGAACCTGGAGAATTCATGTTCTGCGGGATTCACCACGGGAAGAACTTGGTCGCGGCGAACAACTCGATCAGCTCTCGTGGATGCTCGGTGATTGGATCAACGAAGATCCGGAAACAACTGTCCACACCAGTTGCGACTGGTCCGAAGACGGAAACTTCCTGCTGCGACAGTTCACGGTCATGACTCGTGATGGTCTTCAGATGAATGGAGTTCAACGCACAGGGTGGGATCCGATCCACAAGAAACTGCGGACTTGGACTTTCGATTCCGAAGGTGGCTTTTTCACCGGCTTCTGGACGAAATCAGAGGAAGGCTGGATTCTGACATCAGCTGGCGTGACTGCATCTGGAGAGACTGTCACTTCGACAGCCACATACCAGATCATCGATTCCGAAATGGTCATCTGGCAATACACCAACCTCATCATCGGCGACGCAGTCCACGGAGCAGGCGAGCCCGTCACCATGGTGCGAAGCGCTCCCTCACCGAGTCTTGAAGAAGAAGCGACCGGCGAGGAATAG